In a single window of the Massilia oculi genome:
- a CDS encoding cation diffusion facilitator family transporter codes for MGSGHSHSHAISPTQNARPLWIALGLTSSFLVAELIAGIMTNSLALISDAAHMFTDAAALAISLAAIHIGRRQADAKRSFGYYRFEILAAALNAILLFMVAIYILVEAWKRLQDPPEIASGAMLIVAVLGLVINLISMRLLSAGKDASLNVKGAYLEVWSDMLGSIGVIVGALVIRWTGATWVDSLIAVAIGLWVLPRTWILLKASLNVLLEGVPEGIDLADVKTKILAVPGVASVHDLHVWAITSGKVSLSVHIVCDPGHVDLEALLISVRHEIADEFHIYHSTVQVERTPCEQATEVHGFEPSASH; via the coding sequence ATGGGTTCAGGGCATTCACATTCGCACGCCATTTCACCTACACAGAACGCTCGTCCTCTGTGGATAGCACTAGGGCTGACATCGTCGTTTCTGGTCGCTGAGCTCATTGCCGGGATCATGACGAATAGCCTCGCCTTGATTTCCGATGCGGCGCATATGTTCACAGATGCCGCCGCACTCGCGATATCGCTGGCCGCAATTCACATCGGGCGACGTCAGGCCGACGCAAAGCGTAGCTTTGGGTACTATCGTTTCGAGATCCTGGCAGCAGCCCTCAACGCGATTCTGTTGTTCATGGTGGCCATTTACATTCTTGTTGAGGCCTGGAAGCGGCTGCAGGATCCGCCCGAGATAGCCTCTGGCGCCATGCTCATCGTGGCGGTGCTCGGCCTGGTGATCAACTTGATCAGTATGCGGCTCCTTTCTGCCGGTAAGGATGCTAGCCTGAACGTGAAAGGCGCTTATCTGGAAGTATGGAGCGACATGCTCGGATCGATTGGCGTGATCGTCGGTGCGCTTGTGATTCGCTGGACCGGCGCCACCTGGGTCGATTCGTTGATCGCTGTGGCCATCGGACTGTGGGTGTTGCCGCGCACTTGGATTCTGCTCAAAGCAAGTTTGAACGTCTTGCTCGAAGGTGTACCTGAAGGCATCGATTTAGCTGATGTGAAAACCAAGATTCTTGCAGTGCCAGGCGTTGCAAGCGTCCACGACCTGCACGTGTGGGCCATCACAAGCGGCAAGGTGAGCTTGAGCGTGCACATCGTTTGCGATCCGGGGCATGTGGATCTCGAAGCGTTACTGATCTCGGTCCGTCATGAAATCGCAGATGAATTTCACATCTACCATTCGACAGTGCAAGTCGAGCGCACGCCTTGCGAGCAGGCCACCGAGGTCCATGGCTTCGAGCCATCGGCAAGTCACTGA
- a CDS encoding CusA/CzcA family heavy metal efflux RND transporter, which produces MFERIIRFAIDSRWLIMGLVLAMAAIGVYNYQRLPIDAVPDITNVQVQINTSAPGYSPLEVEQRITYPVETVMAGLPGLQQTRSLSRYGLSQVTVVFQDGTDIYFARQLVNQRLQEAREGLPEGATPMMGPISTGLGEIYLWTVETEAGAKKPDGTAYTPTDLREVQDWIIKPQLRQVPGVTEINSIGGFAKEYHITPDPNRLSSYGLTLADVVTAVERNNDNTGAGYIERSGEQLLIRAPGQVRTIEDIQNTILKNTDGVAVRIRDVADVAVGRELRTGAATDNGAEVVLGTVFMLIGENSRQVSQLVAEKMVEINKTLPAGVKAVPVYDRTVLVDKAISTVRKNLLEGAILVIVILFLFLGNIRAAIITAMVIPLSMLFTFTGMVTYKVSANLMSLGALDFGIIIDGAVVIVENCVRRLAHAQEQTKRDLTLEERFREVFAAAKEARRPLLFGQLIIMVVYLPIFALSGVEGKMFHPMAFAVVIALLGAMILSITFVPAAVALFIGKRVAEKENRLMTMARNAYAPALRAVLRNGPIVLTASIVTVVLSGLLATRLGSEFIPNLNEGDIAIQALRIPATSLTQSVDMQKKLEVGLKAKFPEIERIFARTGTAEIASDPMPQNISDGYIMLKPEADWPKPKRSHAELVEAIQEEAEKYTGNAYEFSQPIQLRFNELISGVRSDVAVKLYGDDMEVLASTGAQIAAVLQRVPGAAEVKVEQTTGLPMLTVNIDRDKAARYGLNITDVQATISAATGGREAGTMFEGDRRFAIVVRLPEVQRADLDALRRLPIAVPPPSGTSAGGNEDVPAFIPLGELATLDLAPGPNQISREDGKRRIVVSANVRGRDIGSFVPEAEEALAKGVKIPAGYWTTWGGTFEQLQSATQRLQIVVPLALFLVFMLLFMMFRNVKDGLLVFTGIPFALTGGIAALALRGIPLSITAAVGFIALSGVAVLNGLVMISFIRSLREDGMSLDEAITHGALTRLRPVLMTALVASLGFVPMAIATGTGAEVQRPLATVVIGGILSSTALTLLVLPLLYRLAHRKDPDGPCVRRAWSPPSKTRVKLCIRRCEQHTAS; this is translated from the coding sequence ATGTTCGAACGCATCATTCGTTTCGCCATCGACAGCCGATGGCTGATCATGGGTCTAGTCCTGGCCATGGCGGCAATTGGCGTCTACAACTATCAGCGTCTGCCGATCGACGCTGTGCCAGATATTACTAACGTGCAGGTTCAGATCAACACCTCGGCACCAGGCTATTCGCCGCTCGAGGTCGAGCAGCGCATTACCTATCCGGTCGAGACCGTGATGGCGGGCCTGCCTGGACTGCAGCAGACTCGCTCATTATCGCGTTACGGGCTGTCGCAGGTCACAGTCGTTTTCCAGGATGGTACTGACATCTACTTCGCGCGCCAGCTGGTCAACCAGCGACTGCAGGAAGCCCGTGAAGGGCTGCCGGAGGGCGCAACGCCCATGATGGGGCCAATTTCCACTGGCTTGGGCGAGATCTACCTCTGGACGGTCGAAACAGAAGCAGGCGCAAAGAAGCCTGACGGGACAGCCTATACGCCAACTGACTTGCGCGAAGTGCAGGACTGGATCATCAAGCCGCAGTTGCGTCAGGTCCCGGGCGTGACCGAAATCAATTCGATCGGTGGCTTCGCTAAGGAATACCACATCACGCCGGATCCGAACCGGCTCAGTTCCTATGGTCTGACCCTGGCCGACGTCGTCACTGCGGTTGAGCGCAATAACGATAACACCGGGGCAGGCTACATCGAGCGCTCGGGCGAACAGCTTCTCATCCGCGCGCCGGGGCAGGTGCGAACCATCGAAGACATCCAAAACACCATCCTGAAAAATACCGATGGCGTCGCGGTTCGGATTCGTGATGTCGCGGACGTCGCCGTCGGCCGCGAACTGCGCACGGGCGCCGCGACCGACAACGGTGCCGAAGTTGTGCTCGGTACCGTATTCATGCTCATCGGCGAAAACAGCCGGCAGGTCTCGCAGCTCGTTGCAGAGAAGATGGTCGAGATCAACAAGACTTTGCCTGCTGGCGTCAAGGCCGTCCCCGTGTATGACCGTACGGTGCTGGTCGACAAGGCGATTTCCACGGTACGTAAGAATTTGCTCGAAGGTGCGATCCTGGTGATCGTGATCTTGTTCCTATTCCTGGGCAATATCCGCGCAGCGATTATTACCGCGATGGTCATTCCACTGTCGATGCTATTCACCTTCACCGGCATGGTGACCTACAAGGTCAGTGCCAACTTGATGAGCTTGGGTGCTCTCGACTTCGGCATCATCATCGATGGCGCGGTCGTGATCGTGGAGAACTGCGTGCGGCGCCTGGCGCACGCGCAAGAACAGACCAAACGTGACCTAACCTTGGAAGAGCGCTTCCGTGAAGTGTTTGCGGCCGCAAAGGAAGCGCGCCGGCCACTGCTGTTCGGGCAGTTGATCATTATGGTTGTGTACCTGCCGATTTTCGCTTTGAGCGGGGTCGAGGGCAAAATGTTCCACCCGATGGCGTTCGCTGTCGTCATAGCTTTGCTTGGCGCGATGATTCTGTCGATCACGTTCGTGCCCGCGGCCGTTGCCCTGTTCATCGGCAAGCGCGTGGCCGAAAAGGAGAACCGCTTAATGACAATGGCGCGTAATGCCTATGCGCCTGCATTGCGCGCTGTCCTGCGTAACGGACCGATCGTGCTGACGGCATCGATTGTCACCGTGGTCCTGTCTGGACTGCTGGCGACACGACTCGGGAGCGAATTTATTCCCAACTTGAATGAGGGCGACATTGCGATCCAGGCGCTACGCATTCCCGCGACCAGCCTCACCCAATCAGTCGATATGCAGAAGAAGCTGGAGGTCGGCCTCAAAGCGAAGTTCCCCGAGATCGAACGGATATTTGCCCGCACCGGTACCGCCGAGATTGCATCCGATCCGATGCCGCAAAACATCTCGGACGGCTACATCATGCTCAAGCCGGAGGCCGACTGGCCGAAACCGAAACGCAGCCACGCCGAACTTGTGGAAGCCATCCAAGAGGAGGCGGAAAAATACACCGGCAATGCCTATGAGTTCTCGCAGCCTATTCAACTGCGTTTCAACGAGCTAATCTCCGGCGTGCGTAGCGACGTCGCAGTCAAGCTGTATGGCGACGACATGGAAGTGCTGGCATCGACCGGTGCTCAGATCGCCGCGGTGCTACAACGCGTGCCGGGCGCAGCTGAAGTTAAGGTAGAGCAGACTACCGGTTTGCCGATGCTGACAGTCAATATTGACCGGGACAAGGCAGCGCGCTACGGGCTGAACATCACTGATGTGCAGGCCACGATCTCTGCGGCCACAGGTGGACGCGAGGCCGGCACCATGTTCGAAGGCGATCGCCGCTTCGCCATCGTGGTACGGCTACCAGAGGTGCAACGCGCAGACTTGGATGCACTTCGTCGCCTGCCGATCGCAGTGCCACCACCCTCAGGCACAAGCGCTGGAGGCAATGAAGACGTTCCCGCCTTCATTCCCTTAGGTGAACTGGCAACGCTCGATCTAGCACCGGGTCCGAACCAGATCAGCCGCGAAGACGGCAAACGCCGTATCGTGGTCAGTGCCAATGTACGCGGCCGCGATATCGGCAGCTTCGTGCCGGAAGCGGAGGAGGCTCTGGCCAAGGGCGTGAAGATCCCTGCAGGCTATTGGACCACTTGGGGCGGGACATTCGAACAGCTTCAGTCGGCTACCCAGCGCTTGCAGATCGTTGTGCCGCTGGCGTTGTTCCTGGTGTTCATGTTGCTATTTATGATGTTCCGAAACGTCAAAGACGGGCTGTTGGTGTTCACCGGCATCCCGTTTGCCTTGACCGGCGGGATCGCGGCCTTGGCTTTACGAGGCATTCCGCTGTCGATTACCGCTGCGGTCGGCTTCATCGCCTTGTCTGGGGTGGCCGTGCTGAACGGGCTGGTAATGATTTCGTTCATCCGCTCGCTGCGAGAAGACGGCATGTCGCTCGACGAAGCGATCACCCATGGAGCGCTAACGCGTCTGCGGCCGGTCCTTATGACGGCGCTAGTTGCGTCCTTGGGATTTGTGCCAATGGCGATTGCCACTGGCACCGGCGCCGAGGTACAACGCCCGCTGGCGACGGTGGTTATCGGCGGCATCCTGTCGTCCACGGCGCTAACGTTGTTGGTACTGCCTCTTCTATATCGACTGGCGCATCGTAAGGATCCAGATGGCCCCTGCGTGAGACGCGCGTGGTCACCCCCGTCTAAAACCCGCGTGAAGCTGTGTATCCGGCGGTGTGAACAGCACACCGCCTCTTGA
- a CDS encoding efflux RND transporter periplasmic adaptor subunit, producing MTPLQNHRKKNLPIIAAIVAVGVVLALAILFWNKGSAEGSAGEDAHGHAESGQKEGAKEAGGAGDERAEDEHKDEGVVKLPVMQAEKAGITTAVAGAATIENIVKLPGEVRVNDDLTAHVVPRLGGVAESVPAQLGQTVKKGQVLAVISSPELADLRSAASAAQVRLGLAKTIYEREKKLWEDRISAQQDFQQAEQALREAELTLQAARSKLAALEVGSGGGALNRYELRAPFDAVVVEKHITRGEAVQENTNVFVLTDLSRVWVDVAVTPKDLASVRSGATAVVSATGSDMKAVGKVSYVGSLVGAQSRAATARVVIDNPGGAWRPGLFVDVALVQGTKQAAVAIPADAIQTVEDKPVVFVVTEGGFRTQPIVAGISDGKGVEILKGLAAGTRYVNRGSFVLKAELGKGSAEHDH from the coding sequence ATGACGCCCCTGCAAAATCATCGTAAGAAAAATCTGCCAATCATTGCCGCAATCGTGGCCGTCGGTGTCGTGCTGGCCCTGGCCATCCTGTTCTGGAACAAGGGAAGCGCTGAAGGTAGCGCCGGCGAAGATGCCCATGGCCATGCCGAGAGCGGTCAGAAGGAGGGCGCAAAAGAAGCCGGTGGAGCAGGCGACGAACGCGCCGAGGATGAGCACAAGGACGAAGGAGTGGTCAAGCTGCCGGTCATGCAGGCAGAAAAGGCCGGAATTACGACCGCCGTTGCCGGTGCGGCCACGATCGAGAACATTGTCAAACTGCCTGGCGAAGTCCGTGTCAACGACGATCTGACAGCTCACGTAGTGCCGCGCCTGGGCGGCGTCGCCGAATCAGTGCCGGCGCAGCTGGGGCAAACGGTCAAGAAGGGCCAGGTGCTAGCCGTCATTTCAAGCCCGGAGCTGGCTGACCTGCGTAGCGCCGCGAGCGCGGCACAGGTAAGGCTCGGCCTGGCCAAAACCATCTATGAGCGGGAAAAGAAACTGTGGGAGGACCGTATCTCTGCCCAGCAGGACTTTCAGCAGGCCGAACAGGCACTTCGCGAGGCCGAGCTTACCTTGCAGGCAGCGCGCTCGAAATTGGCAGCTCTTGAAGTGGGCTCCGGAGGCGGCGCATTGAACCGGTACGAGTTGCGTGCGCCGTTCGACGCTGTCGTCGTTGAAAAGCACATCACGCGGGGCGAAGCGGTGCAGGAAAACACCAATGTTTTCGTACTAACCGACCTCTCGCGCGTCTGGGTCGATGTCGCAGTCACACCGAAAGACTTGGCAAGCGTGCGCAGCGGCGCAACGGCGGTTGTCAGTGCCACCGGCTCTGATATGAAAGCCGTTGGGAAGGTAAGTTATGTCGGCTCACTAGTCGGGGCACAGTCCCGCGCCGCCACAGCGCGCGTCGTGATCGACAACCCAGGCGGCGCGTGGCGCCCTGGCCTGTTCGTGGACGTCGCACTGGTGCAAGGGACTAAACAGGCTGCTGTGGCGATTCCGGCCGATGCTATCCAGACGGTGGAAGACAAGCCAGTAGTGTTTGTAGTGACGGAAGGGGGCTTTCGCACGCAGCCGATCGTGGCCGGCATTAGTGACGGCAAAGGGGTGGAAATCCTGAAGGGCCTGGCAGCAGGAACGCGCTACGTTAATCGCGGCAGCTTCGTGCTCAAGGCCGAACTTGGCAAGGGCAGCGCCGAGCACGACCACTAA
- a CDS encoding TolC family protein: protein MQSRSLIMGALLLFSQSTSLYAQTEILRDPNSPPLAGNTSLLPLTLQQALQAAYAGNPGLRAASQAIGIAEGGRLQAGVIPNPELALSTEGTDRRSRVETAQITQLIELGGKRSARIAVAEQERLLAVQAVNVRRAMLRADVMAAYLEALTAQERVGLTEAAIEVASRATNAASRRVAAGKISPVEQTRASVAESAVRLDLTQATADLKSAKRKLAILMGSSRAIAQPLQMPAVEFAAVPTMNELEQRLTMSPQLRQAEAQVKRQDALVGMERSARVPDVTVTVGSQRDRERSGSEAVFGISVPLPLFNRNQGNMLSALRRADQARDELGAEQLRVYEEIADAHQRAEVAQLQIDSLKSEMLPAAQQAYDAAVTGFELGKFGFLDVLDTQRALIQARSLYLRALSDRYRAATDIERIAPATNAESTTIFKEHLQ from the coding sequence ATGCAATCCAGATCGTTGATCATGGGCGCGCTGTTGCTGTTTTCACAGTCGACGTCCCTTTACGCGCAAACGGAAATTTTGCGCGATCCAAACAGTCCGCCGCTCGCCGGGAATACGTCGCTACTGCCGCTGACCCTGCAGCAGGCGTTGCAGGCTGCGTACGCAGGCAACCCAGGCTTACGAGCCGCATCACAGGCGATCGGCATTGCCGAGGGTGGGAGGCTTCAGGCAGGCGTCATACCCAATCCTGAGCTGGCTCTATCCACCGAAGGAACCGACCGTCGGTCCAGGGTCGAGACCGCCCAGATTACCCAGCTCATCGAGCTCGGCGGCAAACGAAGCGCCCGCATCGCGGTCGCCGAACAAGAGCGTCTACTCGCCGTCCAAGCAGTGAACGTGCGACGAGCGATGTTGCGTGCCGACGTTATGGCGGCCTATTTGGAGGCCTTGACAGCGCAAGAGCGGGTCGGTCTGACCGAGGCGGCCATTGAGGTCGCAAGCCGGGCGACGAATGCCGCGAGTCGGCGCGTCGCTGCCGGCAAGATATCGCCAGTCGAACAAACCCGTGCGAGTGTTGCAGAGTCGGCCGTGCGTCTTGACCTCACCCAAGCAACAGCCGACCTGAAGTCAGCCAAACGCAAGTTAGCGATACTGATGGGCAGCTCGCGAGCGATTGCCCAGCCACTCCAGATGCCAGCCGTCGAGTTCGCTGCCGTACCGACGATGAACGAGCTCGAGCAGCGGCTAACCATGTCGCCGCAACTGCGTCAGGCCGAAGCGCAAGTCAAACGGCAGGATGCTTTGGTCGGCATGGAACGTTCGGCGCGGGTACCAGATGTGACGGTGACCGTGGGTAGCCAGCGGGATCGTGAACGCAGCGGGAGCGAAGCCGTCTTTGGTATCTCCGTACCGCTGCCACTTTTCAATCGCAACCAGGGGAACATGCTCTCAGCACTTAGACGAGCCGACCAGGCTCGCGACGAATTAGGCGCCGAGCAGCTTCGGGTGTATGAGGAAATCGCGGACGCTCACCAGCGTGCAGAGGTCGCTCAGCTTCAGATCGACAGCCTCAAGTCCGAGATGCTGCCAGCGGCGCAGCAAGCCTATGACGCTGCCGTGACTGGTTTTGAACTCGGAAAATTCGGGTTTCTCGACGTTCTTGACACCCAGCGCGCATTAATTCAGGCACGCAGCTTGTATCTGCGCGCTCTGTCCGATCGGTATCGAGCAGCAACTGATATCGAACGAATCGCACCGGCTACTAATGCCGAGAGCACCACCATCTTCAAGGAACACCTGCAATGA
- a CDS encoding heavy metal translocating P-type ATPase: MSECQTKSCCEKSAPIETAGASSAALDHSLLIRIDQMDCPTEEGLLRQALGRVAGVGKLEFNLVQRRLRVEHSLGDPQAILAAVRAVGMDPVIEQTEEQSGSAAGTVFRIENMDCPTEETLIRNKLSGMPQVEQLDFNLVQRRLVVRHSGPAMAILDALTSIGMQAVLVAAGQGRAAAVPSVSRKRQYSVLALGLAAAVGAEVVAWTTGDENWWPVILLSLLAIATTGLGVYKKGWIAVKNRNLNINALMSIAVTGAVLIGQWPEAAMVMVLFALAEIIEARSLDRARNAIQGLMALTPERVSVRLDDGNWSEQDATTVAIGALARVAPGERIALDGEVTTGQSSVNQAPITGESMPVPKTVGDKVFAGTINETGSFEYRVTAGHSNSTLSRIIRAVEDAQGSRAPTQRFVDRFSSIYTPIVFAIALAVALVPPLMLGAEWMPWIYKALVLLVIACPCALVISTPVTVVSGLAAAARAGILIKGGVYLEQGGKLRSLALDKTGTITQGKPEVTDVLPLQGDAQTHLQLAAALADRSDHPVSTAVSRHWQNLGLDLLLASVTEFEALTGRGTKGRIDGKWYYLGNHRLVEELGICNTATESVLATLEGEGKTAVVLCDETSPLLVIGVADTIRETSREAVAQLHGLGIRTVMLTGDNAVTAKAIARQVGIDDARGNMLPEDKLSAINDEVAQFGTVGMVGDGINDAPALAKADIGFAMGAAGTDTAIETADVALMDDDLRKIPQFIRLSRQAAAILKQNIVAALLIKAVFLVLAIAGSATLWMAVFADMGASLLVIFNGMRLLRVRLHGSNV, from the coding sequence ATGTCGGAATGCCAGACAAAATCATGTTGCGAAAAATCTGCACCGATCGAGACCGCGGGTGCCTCATCTGCAGCCTTGGACCATTCTCTTCTCATTCGCATCGACCAGATGGACTGCCCGACAGAAGAGGGACTGCTGCGGCAAGCGCTCGGACGCGTTGCAGGCGTCGGAAAGCTCGAGTTCAATCTTGTCCAGCGCCGCTTGCGGGTGGAGCACAGCCTCGGCGATCCACAGGCGATCCTTGCAGCAGTACGCGCGGTCGGCATGGACCCGGTGATTGAACAGACCGAGGAGCAAAGCGGGTCAGCAGCCGGCACTGTTTTCCGCATCGAGAACATGGATTGCCCCACCGAGGAGACGCTCATCCGTAACAAGCTGTCCGGCATGCCGCAGGTCGAACAGCTCGACTTCAATCTCGTCCAGCGTCGCTTGGTCGTCAGGCATAGTGGGCCGGCAATGGCGATCCTGGATGCACTGACGTCCATCGGTATGCAGGCGGTGCTCGTTGCAGCTGGGCAAGGACGAGCCGCTGCGGTCCCATCGGTCTCCCGAAAGCGGCAGTATTCAGTCCTTGCCCTGGGCTTGGCCGCAGCAGTCGGTGCCGAGGTCGTCGCATGGACGACGGGCGATGAAAACTGGTGGCCAGTCATCCTGCTATCGCTGCTTGCGATCGCGACGACGGGCTTGGGGGTGTACAAGAAAGGCTGGATTGCGGTCAAGAACCGCAATTTGAATATCAATGCCCTGATGTCAATCGCCGTGACCGGCGCGGTACTGATCGGGCAATGGCCCGAAGCGGCGATGGTCATGGTCCTTTTCGCGCTTGCCGAGATAATCGAGGCCCGCTCGCTCGACCGTGCGAGAAACGCCATCCAGGGCCTGATGGCATTGACACCCGAACGGGTAAGCGTGCGCCTTGACGACGGCAACTGGAGTGAACAGGACGCCACCACGGTCGCGATCGGCGCCCTGGCCCGTGTCGCACCCGGCGAGCGGATCGCCCTGGACGGGGAAGTGACCACTGGCCAGTCGTCAGTCAACCAGGCGCCGATCACGGGCGAGAGCATGCCGGTACCGAAGACGGTCGGCGACAAGGTGTTTGCCGGCACGATCAATGAAACGGGCTCTTTCGAATACCGTGTCACCGCCGGCCACAGCAACTCGACCCTGTCGCGCATCATCCGCGCGGTCGAGGACGCGCAGGGCAGCCGCGCGCCCACGCAGCGTTTCGTCGACCGCTTCTCCAGCATCTACACGCCCATCGTGTTCGCCATTGCGCTCGCCGTCGCCCTGGTGCCGCCGCTCATGCTGGGCGCCGAATGGATGCCATGGATTTATAAGGCGCTTGTCCTGCTGGTGATCGCTTGCCCCTGCGCCCTGGTGATCTCGACCCCGGTCACCGTCGTCAGCGGCCTGGCTGCGGCGGCGCGGGCCGGCATCCTCATCAAAGGCGGCGTCTACCTGGAGCAGGGCGGCAAGCTGCGCTCGCTCGCACTGGACAAGACCGGCACGATCACCCAGGGTAAACCCGAAGTGACGGACGTGTTGCCCCTGCAAGGCGATGCACAGACTCATCTGCAGCTCGCGGCCGCGCTCGCGGACCGTTCCGACCATCCGGTATCGACCGCGGTGAGCCGCCACTGGCAAAACTTGGGCCTGGACCTGCTCCTCGCATCCGTGACCGAGTTCGAGGCCTTGACCGGCCGCGGCACGAAAGGGCGGATCGACGGGAAGTGGTACTACCTCGGCAATCACCGCCTGGTCGAGGAGCTCGGCATCTGCAATACCGCGACGGAAAGTGTCCTGGCGACACTGGAGGGTGAAGGAAAGACCGCGGTTGTCCTCTGCGATGAGACGTCGCCACTGCTGGTTATCGGGGTGGCCGATACCATTCGTGAAACCAGTCGCGAAGCGGTGGCCCAGCTTCATGGGCTGGGAATCCGGACGGTCATGCTCACCGGCGACAATGCGGTGACGGCCAAAGCGATCGCACGGCAGGTTGGCATCGATGACGCCCGCGGGAACATGCTGCCCGAGGATAAGCTCTCTGCCATCAATGACGAGGTGGCGCAATTCGGTACCGTCGGCATGGTAGGGGATGGCATCAACGATGCCCCGGCGCTGGCCAAGGCCGATATCGGGTTTGCGATGGGCGCAGCGGGCACCGACACCGCCATCGAAACAGCCGACGTCGCGCTGATGGATGATGATTTGCGCAAGATCCCGCAGTTCATTCGCCTGAGCAGGCAGGCAGCCGCCATCCTCAAGCAGAACATCGTTGCAGCCTTGCTGATCAAGGCCGTGTTCCTGGTGCTCGCTATCGCAGGATCAGCCACCTTGTGGATGGCCGTGTTCGCGGACATGGGCGCCAGCCTGCTGGTTATCTTTAATGGCATGCGTCTGCTTCGCGTACGTCTGCATGGCAGCAACGTGTAA
- the cadR gene encoding Cd(II)/Pb(II)-responsive transcriptional regulator, whose product MKIGELADRSGCLVETIRYYERIGLLAPPERSANNYRAYNELHAERLLFIRHCRALDITLDEIRTLLDFREAPGKNCESVNALLDKHIGHIVDRIANLSVLEAQLRDLRSRCIATDSTNPCEILQALGAADVCDEPVRLGRH is encoded by the coding sequence TTGAAAATCGGCGAATTGGCAGACCGGTCAGGCTGCTTGGTTGAAACCATCCGCTACTATGAGCGCATCGGATTGCTCGCTCCGCCTGAAAGGTCGGCAAACAATTATCGAGCTTATAACGAGCTTCACGCTGAGCGCTTGCTGTTCATTCGGCATTGCCGCGCCTTGGACATTACACTCGATGAGATCCGGACGCTGCTCGATTTTCGCGAGGCGCCCGGAAAAAATTGCGAGAGCGTCAACGCTTTGCTCGACAAGCACATCGGGCACATCGTCGACCGTATAGCAAACCTGTCAGTACTAGAAGCGCAGCTCAGAGACCTCAGGAGCCGTTGCATCGCCACCGACAGCACAAATCCATGTGAAATCCTGCAGGCGCTCGGCGCTGCGGACGTTTGCGACGAGCCAGTAAGGCTTGGGCGCCATTGA